CACCGCGGCAAGACGGGCGTAGGCTTCCTGGCCAATCCCGGCTATACGCAGACGGTCAGAGGAGCGAAGGTTGGAACGACGGCGCTGCAAATCGGAGCGGGGCTGAGCGTACCGGTAGGAACGCAGGGAACGGTCTTCATCAACGGGAACGCGGACTTCCGTGACGGAGCCAACTCGGTGAACGGAAGCGTAGGCTACCGGTATGACTTCTAAGGAGAGTTGAAGTTTGAGAGTGGAGAGTTGAGCGGAGACGCTCTGCTCTCCGGACTTCCAGGGCCGTTCCGGCATTGTCCGGAACGGCCCTGCTGCGTCACGGAACATTGCATGCTGTGCGGCGCTTCTGCCGGCATGGTGCAGTAGCGCAGTTGATATCATATAGTGGAATAAATGATGTTAAAATGGATTATTGATTCCATCCGGAATGATTCGCAAGGCGGATTAAAAATCCGCTAGGGAACGGAAAAGCCGCCAATATACCAGAATGAACCTGCTTGCATGTTTATACTGATAAGGATACCACCACGAACATACCTGATTGCGGACCAGATATAGCATGAAAACGGTCTTCCAGGAGAGTTGCAACGCCTACGGAATCAACGTTTAAGCTTGTAGGAGGATTTTTAATCCGTTAATGATGATAAAAAGCCTCCTGTCAGGTTCAGGAGGTATTTTCACGTTCATTTTCATTAAAAATTATGAAGCTGCACCTTCCCTTGGGTCTCCTGTCCTCTCTGATTGCCTGCATGGCCGCCGTTTCCTCACCGCATGCCTTGGCGGAAACCTATACATGGCTTGGCGGAACGGATGGCTGGATCCATACAAATGCCAACTGGAATCCGGCGCCGACCAATTATGCAAACGTGTGGGCCGGAACCAGTGCCAATATTATGCAATTCAGCGGACCATATGGAGATAATGTTCAAAAGGCCGTCAAGGCCCAGTTCAATAGCTTGTCGCTGGGTGGCATTAATGTGGCGGCAGGTGCTTCAGGATTCAGTGTATCCTCCAGCGACGGCGGTTCCCGCGTCGTCAATTTCCGTGCTCCGGGAGAAGGGCAGGCGACGGTTTTCAACATCGGGGAGGATTTTTCGTTAGGATCAACGGGTACGGCCTGGGAGGGCGTTTCATTTTATGCGAATACCTTGTTCCAGATCGCTGCAGGCAAGACCATGAACGTTTATGGAGCGCTTGCGGTTGGGGAAGGGATTACTGATCCCCCCACAATTACTGTGGGAGGTGTGGGGTATTCTGGTACGCTGATTTTGAATTCGGCCGCACAGACGACGAATGTAACTGATCAATCCGTCAACAGGAACCGTCAGGCCATGACAGCGAACTGGATGGTTACGGGAGGGGCAACATTGCAGTTGAATAATGCTACTGCTCTGGGTTCGGGAATGGTGAACCTGAATGGAGGCAATTTGAAAGCGCAGCATGATGCTACCTACAATAATACGCTGACCGTGAGTGGTTCATCTGGCCTGACGGTAAACGCCGCCACGCAGTTTTCCAATGTGACTCTTGCCGCCGCGGGTTCCCTGAACATGAATGGTGGAACTCTTGGTATTGCCGCTGCTGGCAGTCTGACGCTGGGCGCGTCCGGCACGATTACGGGAAACCTGACGCTGGGAAACTCGTCCCTCCTGAATTTCTCCGCTCTTCCGGCTTCCGGCGCGTCTCTGCTTAATGTGACCGGAACGCTGACCGTGAACAGCGAACTGCTTCTGGGGCAGGGAACGATAGACGGCGTGGCCTGGACGGAGGGTTCCTATGACCTGATCAGCGCGGGCACCGTCACCGGAGTTCCTGCCAGTTCCTTTGTCCTGGGCGACAATCTTCTGGGTTCCTGGAGCACGGGGAACGGCAAGCTTACCCTGGTGGTGGCGCAGGTGGCTTTGCTTGAATGGAAGGGGGGCGACGGAATCTGGTCCGTCACTGCTCCCGCCGCTTCCCCGTGGAAGGACGACGGCGTTTACAATGATAATTTCGGAGTCGTCATGGGAGACATTGGCGGCAGCGCCCCGCAGACGGTGACCATTGATGGCGCCGTCTCTCCCACGATTATCATGGTGCAGGCGGATACGACGGATTATGTATGGGATGCCGCGGCAGGGGGCGGCTCTCTGGAAGGCAACGGTAATCTGGAAAAGACCGGCAACGCCAAGCTGACCATCAATACGGCCAATACCAACTATACCGGAAAGGTGATCCTGGGCGGCGGCACGCTTGAAATGGGAGATGACGCCGCCCTCGGCGCCGGCAGTCTGTCGTTTGACGGCGGTATCCTCCAGTATGGCGCTGGCGTGACGGCGGATATTTCCGGACAGATTTCCTCCACGAGCAAGAACTCCATTAAAGTGGATACCAACGGGAACGCCGTAACGTGGGCTTCCGTGGATAATTACAAGGCGATGGCCATGGAAAAATCCGGAGACGGCACCTTGAATCTTGGCGCCGCCGTGTATGCGGGCGCTCTGACGGTGGACGGAGGTTCCGTGTCCATTGCCTCCGGAAGTGTTCAAACGAGGTTTTCCGCGGGAGTCACGGTGAATGCGGGAGGAACCCTCGCCATTTCCAGCGCCATCGATGGAATGCCTTCCGGAAACAGCGCCAACATCGTCATCAACGGCATGAGCGGAGCGGGCCGGATTGAGCTGGACAACCAGGCGGCCAAATCCCGTTTTTACATTTCAGGAGACAATTCATCCTTTACCGGGGAACTGGTTGCATCCGGGTTGAATAATAATCCGGGCAGTACAAATGATGCCCGCGACCTCCAGTTTGCCACCGCCGCCAGCATGGGGAGGGGGACGTTAACCCTGAATGGACGCGGTTTCTGGATGGATGCCGTCAACACGGCGGATACCGCCGTCATGGCAACGATCAATGTGCTGGAGAAAGGAACCTACCTAAACGGAGGGAGCGGCAAGTCCTATTACTTTGGCGGGGCATTCACCGGTTCAGGTACGGTGACCACCGCACTGGGGGATGCCTTCGCCTACTTGACGGGAGACATGACCGGGTTCCACGGGGCGTTCACCCGCACTGGCAATGCCCTGTTTACCTGGGCATTCGGCAACAATACGGCGGCGACCCTGAATGATGGCAAGCTTTTCGGGGATGGTGTGGTGTTAAAGGCTGACGGCGGAACAAGCTTGTTCAAATTCTCCTACACCAATGACCTCGTTCTGATGAACGCCACCGTAGGAGCGGAAGGCGCCCTGAACGCCAGGGTGGAACAGGCCGGAACCGGAACGCTGGTGCTGACGCAGGACAATACCGCTACGGGGACGCTCACCATTACCAGCGGCACGGTTCAGCTGGGCAATGGAGAGGGCACAGGCTCCTGGGTCGGGCAGATTACCGGGGCAGGAGCTCTGATCGTGAACAGGGCCGGCGGGTCCCCGGTCCTGGAACTGAACGCCGCTAACAATTACCAGGGAGGAACCACCCTGAACGGCGGCACGGTGAAGGCGCTGGGCGCCGGTTCCCTGGGGACCGGGAATGTTTCCGTTAACGGCGGTTCCGTTCTGGACATGAACAACCAGGCGATTGCCAACAACATCACCATTACCAAGGGAGGGCTGCAACATGCAGGAGCCTACGCCACTGCCGGCGGCGTAACCGTGAATGCGGAGGCCAATTCCGGGGATATTGACCTGGGCGGCCTGTCCGGGGACAAGGTGGGCGGCATCAATACCGCCACGGCGGGAACGGCCATTACCGGCCTGACGGGAAATCTGACGCTGACGGGGAATAATTCCCTGCATGTGGGTGCGAACAATACCACGTATGCCGCTGCCGGGGACCAGAAGAGCCTGCTCCAGTTCAATGACACGGCCACGGGCACCGTTTCCTTCGGCGGGGACGCTTCCGACCTCACGCTGCACATGGACATTGATACGGATATCCTGATCGCCATGCGCGAACTGGAATCCGTAGGCATTCTGCTGACCGACGGAACGATCACCGGCCTGCCTTCCAGCGACCTGGTGGCGTGGCTCAACCAGCACCTTACGTTCAATGCCACGCTGGAAAGCCTGGGATTCGGCATCAAGGGGGTGGAAGGCGGCAGCATCATCATTTCCGGCAGAACGGACCAGATTTACATTTCGTCCGTGGACGGTTCCACGGTGACGGAAATTCCGGCCCTTAATTCCTATGCGCAGGTGATTGTGGACACAAACCTCACCCTGAATTTTGACGTGCCTGCGGCCAATACGGACAAGACCATCATCCGGCATCTTTCCTCCGGCACCGGCAGCACGGGCAACCTGGTGGTGAATGCCGCCGGGGACGGTTCGCTGGATATCGAACTTGCGAACGATCTGGACGACTCCGTGTTCAACGGCAATCTTACCGTGAACGGTGACGGCGCGGACCTGATCAAGACGGGAGAAAAGACCCTGGTGCTGAATGGCAATGTCAATACCTCCAATGCGGTGGTTGCCAGGGAAGGCACGCTGGCCCTGAACGGGAGCGCCAATAATATCGGCACGCTGACTTTGTCCTCCGCCTCTGCGGATGAACCCGTCCGCGTCGTGATCGGAGGGACCACGACGGCCACCCTGGCAGATGACGCGGAGGGCGGCTCCCTGCAAATCTCTGCGGGCGGAACGCTCAAGACTGCCGGGGATTCCACCCTGGACCAGGCGACCACCATTTCCGGAGCAGGCCGCCTGAACGTTCAGGAAGGTTCTTCCCTCACCCTGGCAGGGGAAGCCGGCCTGTTCGGAACCTCCGTGACGCTGAACGGAACGCTGAGCCTGTCCGGGACCGGGGAGAAGTCCATTCTGGCCCTCTCCGGCGCTGGAACGCTGGCCCTGAATGGCAATGCACTGTCCGTCACCTCCGCATCCGCCGTGAACGGCTCTTTCTCCGGCACACTGGACGGGGAAGGGAGCATTGACGTCTCCGGCAAGGTAACCCAGGTGATGCAGACCGGAAGCTCCACGTATGACCTGGGCGTGCACGGAGGGGGCACCCTGGTGCTGAAAGGCACGTCCGCCGCTCCCGCGCTTGACTACCGCAACGTTACGGTAGGCGCTTCCGGCACCCTGCGCATTGAGGCCATCGGGAATGGAGCAGGGGACCCCAATACCACCTTGAACGTCGGCAGCGTTGACTTCCAGAGCGGTTCCATGACGGAATTCGTGTATAACCTGAGCGCGGCCGATCCTTTCGGCTCCGCCATGCTGACGGCGGATTCCATTACTATCGGGAACGGCGCCGGCTTTACGCTTGCCAACATGACCGGCAACACGGGCCTGGGAACGTATGACAACCTGGACGGAGTGGTGCTGATGACCGCGGACGCGATTGACGGCATGGCGGAAGGGGAATCCATGTCCGTGGGTACTTCCGGACTCTTTGCCGTGTATTACAAGGATGCGACCATGGTCCGGGAAGGAAACAATATTGTGCTGAACGCCACGGTACAGCAGGATAATATTTTTAAGCCTGCGGTGAATTCCCATAATTCCGGAGCAGGTTCCGAACTTCTGTGGGGAGCCAGGAACAACCTGGACGCCACTTCCCGGCTCGGGCAGGTCATGAATGCCATCAGCACCATGGTTACGGGGAGCAATCCTGATTTGGCGGGAGCATCCAGGGCATTGGCCGCCGTAGCGGGCAGCACGGTCAACGCGCTGGGCACGGCCCAGAAGGACGCCCTGCGCGACCAGATGGGCTGGATCAGGAACCGCACCACCCTCATGGGCGTCAACCCCGCCTACATCAACGAAGACCTCCCCTACTTCCACATGTGGATGGAAGGCACGGGCTCCTACGCCAAGCTGGATACCAGGGGGGATGAAAGCGGCTACCAGCTCACCACCTGGGGCGGCACCGTGGGCATGGACGTGGACCTCAGCGACCATTTTACCATGGGAGCGGCCTTCACGGCCAACTACGGCGACCTGACGGCCAGCGCGGCGGACAGCGCGGACGGCCACCTGGACAGCTACTACGCCAACCTCTTCGGCCGCTACCAGAGCAAGCGCTGGGCGCACACATTGATTCTGACGGGAGGCTGGAACGACGCGAAGCTCAACCGCACGGTCAACTACGGGGAAGGCAGCTACAGGACGCAGGGCAACACCAGCGGGTGGGGCTTTGGAGCGATGTATGAACTGACCTACGACGTGTACCTCAACGAAGACAAGAGCAGCATCCTGCAGCCCCTGGCCAACGCCTCGGTAGTGACGACGCGCATGGACGGCTACACGGAAACGGGAGCGGGGAACGCGGGCCTGAATGTAGGCAAGCAGGAATGGACGACGGGAACGGTTGCGCTGGGCGGCCGCTGGATGGGGCTCATTGGCAGCAACATCTTCGGTCGAGAAGCGCTGGCTGAGTTCCGGGTGAACGCGGCCCAGGACATGGGCGACCGCCGCGGAGAAACCAATGTGGCGCTGCTGGGCAACCCCGGCTTCATGCAGAGCGTGCGTGGGGCCAAGGTTGGAACGACGGCTCTGCAAATCGGAGCGGGGCTGAGCGTGCCGGTGGGAACGCAGGGAACGGTCTTCATCAACGGGAACGCGGACTTCCGGGACGGAGCCAACTCGGTGAACGGAAGTATCGGCTACCGGTATGACTTTTAAGGAGAGTTGAGGTTTGAGAGTTGAGAGTGGAGCGGAGACGCTCTGCTCTCCGGACTTCCAGGGCCGTTGCGGACAAGAGCCGGGGCGGCCCTGCTTGTGTAAGGAAATAGCGTCCTCCGGAGTAATAGGCCGTGTGGGCTGAAAGGACAGAGTAGAAAAAAAAAAATGGTGTCCATCCTGTCCATCAAGTCCATTTTGTCCACTACTCTCCCTGCGCCGCTCTCTGCCCTCCACACGGCACGCCCCTTCCGATTCTATAAAACGGCGCAGAATACTCCTGCGCGCCCTCGTCCGCTGTCTGATGTCAGAAAAATCCGGAAGGCGTGGAATAGGGCCTTTTTTATGCGATTGCGGCGGCTTTCCATTCCAGCACTGCTTCCGCCCGCAGTTCGTCTCCGTGCATGATGTGGTGGGAGGTGAGGGAGTCCTGGCGGAACAGCAGGGATTTCATGGATTCTCCCGCATGGGTTTCCTTCTTGAAATGCAGGTGGATTCCCGTCAATTCATGGTTCTCCAGCCAGGAATCCGGCAGGGATTCCAGCGCCCAGACCAGGTAGGCGGCATTGTTGATGTGGCGGTTGAAGTCCGTATCGCGGCGTTCCGCCATCCATTCCCGGATGGTCGGCAGAAGGCCCGAGGTATCCATGGCTGCCGGAGCCACCGTTTCTTCACACGGAGTATCCGGGAAGGCATCAATGTGCCTGTTCAACGGCACCGGGCGTCTGCGGCGTACGTCAATGACGGCCCACAGGCAGCTTGCCGTGACGATTTGGTTTCCCAGGGCGTCCCTTATTTCCAGATTGCGGCGCGCCAGCAGCGGCGTTTCCTGCGCGGTCCAGGTGCGGAGTTCCACCGTTTCCTTCCACCGGGGGAGGCGGCTGATGGCCGTGTTTAGGCGCACTTCCACCCAGGCCAGGCCGCGGGACATCACAAAGTCATAGCCGAAGCCGAGGGAGGAGGCGTGGGCCTCCGCTATTTCCTGAAACCAGTGCAGAACCGTTTCCGGTTTCATGAGGCCGTCCGCACCGCTTTCATAAGTGCGGACAGTGGCTTGAGTGGAATAGATTCCGTGGGCGTCGGCATGTTTCATAACAATTCATTTTAGCCGAACCGTTTTACCGCACCAGCCAAAAACGGGTAATGAGCCGCTCGGCATGCCGGAGTTCATGGACCGCATGGGAAGCTTCCCGGAATTTCCGGATTGCTTCCTTGGAGCGCCGCTTGCCTATGCGGCAACCGAAAGGAACGCGGCTGTAAGCCACGCCTTTTAATGAAATCAGTTCGCCAATAATGATTAAGTTGCCGCATAAGCATGCGGCGCCTCGGAAACGCTACAGAATGCTCCGGAAGTAGGCGATGGTTTTTTCAAGGCCTTTTTCCAGCGGAATATTGGGCTTCCAACCCAGTTTTTCTCCCGCCAGCCGGATGTCCGGCTTGCGCTGGGCCGGGTCGTCCAGGGGCAGGGGACGGAAGACCGTTTTGGAAGAAGAACCCGTCATTTCAATGACTTTTTCCGCCAGTTCCAGCATGGTGAATTCCACGGGATTTCCCAGGTTCACAGGGCCTGAAAAGCCTTCCGTGTTCATCATGCGGACCATGCCTTCCACCAGGTCGTCCACGTACTGGAAACTGCGGGTCTGCCTGCCCGTTCCGTAAATGGTGATGTCTTCCCCTTTCAGCGCCTGCACGATGAAGTTGGAGACCACGCGGCCGTCGTTCGGGTTCATGCGCGGTCCGTAGGTGTTGAAGATGCGGATGATGCGGATGTCCACCCCGTTCATGCGGCGGTAGTCCATGAACAGGGTTTCCGCGCATCTTTTGCCTTCATCGTAACAGGAGCGGACGCCCACGGGATTGACGTTGCCCCAGTAGGTTTCCGGCTGGGGATGGACCATGGGGTCGCCGTATACCTCGCTGGTGGAAGCCTGGAGGATTCTGGCCTTGCACCGTTTGGCGAGGCCCAGCATGTTCAGCGCGCCCAGCACGGAGGTTTTAACCGTGTGGATGGGGTCAAACTGGTAATGGGGAGGGGAGGCGGGGCAGGCCAGGTTGTAGATTTGGTCCACTTCCATCACGCAGGGAACGGTGACGTCATGGCGGATTATTTCAAATCCGGGATAGTCCGCCAGGTGAAGGAGGTTTTGCTTGCTGCCCGTGAAGAAGTTGTCCATGCAGATGACTTCATGGCCTTCTTTCAGAAGCCGTTCGCTGAGGTGGGAGCCGATGAAGCCGGCTCCTCCGGTGATCAAAATCCTTTTACTCATGATAGCATGTCCATGCGTTTTGCGCTCCGCCGCGCCGGAAGGGAAGGCGGATATTCCTGCGTGGAACGGGAATTTTTCGTCCCGCCGTGCGTTGCGGTTCAATGTCACATATCCGTCACGTGAAGGCAAGCGCATAGCATGCCGGACAGGATTTTCCCGGGCGGGATGTTTTGTGGAACAGCCGGGCAAGGGAAGGGGATGCGATGGAAGAGGAAAGATGGTTCCGTGCGGGCCGGGAAGCAGATGGAGACGTGCAGGCCCCTTGGCGGGGTCAGGATTTGGGAAGTGTCAGCAGGAAGCTGGCTCCCCCCAAGGTGCCGAATTCCAGTTTCAGGTCCCCCCCCAGGGAGCGTGCCGTATCCTTGGCCAGCGCCAGCCCCAGGCCTACGCCGGGCTTGCGGCTGTCGGAGGCGTCCTTCGTGCGCCGGAAGGGCTTGAACACCAGCTTGCGGTTTTTCGGGGAGATGCCCGGGCCGTTGTCCCGGAAGCGGATGACGATGTTGTGGCGGTCCGCCTGGACGGTGAGCTGGACTTTGGCGTTTTCCCCCTTGGCGTATTTAATGGCGTTGGAGGTCAGGTTGTCCATGATCTGCTCCACGGAGACGGCATCCGTATGAATGGGCAGGATGCGGATGGGCTGCGCCAGGGCAAAGGAGAAGCTGATGCCCGCCTCCCGGAGCCGGCGGTCTATTTTTTCCGCAATGGGTTCAAAGAGTTCCTGGCAGGTGAGCGTATCCCGCGTGCGGCGGATGGCGTTCCGCTGGAGCCGGGAGTAGGAGAGCACGTTTTCAATCAGGTGTTCCAGGCGGCGGCATTCCCGCTGCATGTTGGCGTAGTATTCCGGCTTTTTCTGCTCCGGCACCATGCCGTCCTCCAGCATTTCCGTATACAGGGAGAAGGAGGTGAGCGGCGTCCTGAGTTCATGGGTGACGGCGGAGACGAAGTCCCCGCGGCGCTGCTCCAGGCGGAAGGTGCCCAGCATGAGCCAGATGACGCCTGCCGCGCCCAGCAGTACCATGCTCCAGATGAGCGTGAGCGTCCAGGTCAGCATTTTCTTGTGGTCCTGGAGGGGGACGGCTCCGGTGTCTCCCGGCAGAAAGACCAGGGGGGCGTTGGCAAAGGGGAGCGTGCCCGTCTGCCGCGCTTCTGCGGGAGGCGGGGCGGAGGGATCGAAGGTAGCCAGGCGGCTGTGGGGAAGCAACAGCTTTACCTGGCCGGGCAGCCGCCGGTTCAGGTTGTCCATGTTCATCAGGGCCCCCTGCAAATAGACGCCGCGGCTGGTGTGCACCTGGCGCAGGATATAGAGGTTCCCCCCGTCTTCCACTGGGACGAAGGAGGTGACGGTTTCCACCTGGGCCGGCGTGCCGGATGCCGTCGGCTCAGGTTCCGGGGCTTCATGCAGGATTTCATTCCGAATGTCCGTCCAGAGGTTGCCGCTGGACGGCACGGAGGTGAGGGCGGAGACCTTGCCGTTCAGCCGCTGGTAGAGGTCCTTCTGCTCATTCAGATGTTCGGCAAGCTGCGGGTCCAGCGCGGGTCCGGTTACATGGCCGGAGGGGGAAATCTGGATATAGGCCGTGACGTAGTCCGGCAGGTAGGAGGAGAGGTTGGAGCCGCGGGCGGCCTCTCCGGGTTCCGGGGAGCCCATGCGCTGGTCATAAGGGCGCTTGTAGGCGTAAAAGGGCTGGTATTCAAAGTAGCCGCGGGCCTGTTCAAAGGTGATGAAGGAGGTCAGGAGGCGGTCCATTTCCAGCTTGGCTTCATGAGCCAGGGCCTCCACCCTGATGCGCTGTTCGGAGCGGCCCGTTTCCTCCGCCTGCACCAGCAGAACGTGGGTGAGCCATCCGAGCGTGCCGATGACCAGCAGCAGGCTGATTGCCAGCAGAGTGATGCGTATGCGCCGGTTCACGGGTCAGGAGACGAAGGATGAGTTCCAGCGGTAGCCCTGGCTTCTGAGCGTTTCCAGCGGGGCGGCCGCGACGGTCCCCAGCTTGTCCCGGAGGCGCATGACGGTCATTTCCACGGAGCGCGTATCCGTCAGGCGCGGGTCCACGTCCCACACGCGCCGGAGCAGTTCGTCCCGCGTGATGACGCGGTTGGGGTGGGTGGCCATGTACGTGAGGAATTCGAATTCCCGTGCGGTCAGGGAGGTTTCCTTTCCGTCCTCAAAGGTGAGCAGGCGGTTGGCGCTGTCCAGGGATGCGCCGGGGATCCGGATTTCCCGGAGCTGGCGCGGCCGTTCCGGGGATCTGCGCAGCACGGCCTCGATGCGGGCGAGCAGCTCCCGGATGCTGAACGGCTTGACGATGTAGTCGTCCGCCCCCAGCTTGAGCCCCTGCACGCGGTCCTCCTCCTCCCCGCGCGCCGTGAGCATGATGACGGGCGTGCCGGGGCGCTCCGCAGACATGACCTGGAGCACCTGGAAGCCGTCAGCTCCCGGCATGGCTACGTCCAGCAGGGCCAGGTCAAAGTTGCGTTCCCGCACGGCGCGGATGGCGGCCAGGCCCTCTTCCAGCGCCAGCACCTCGTAGCCGGATGCGGTCAGCACGTCCGTCAGGGCGTGCCTGATGCTGTCGTCATCCTCCGCAATCAGAATGGTATAGGCTGAATCACTCATCGTTTGATTCTATAAAACCACAATGTTTCCCTGTTTGTATAGAGAAACCTGCGCCCTTTCAGTAACAATGCCATAACAGGGCGGTTCCCGGTTCGGAGGTTTTCTTTTCCGGAGCAGCCCAGGTCAGTTCTGCTGGAGCGCCTGGAACTGGGGCGGAAGGCTCCCGGAGGGAATTTCTATGGCCTCCATGGGGCCGGGGACGATGCCTTCAAAGAACGGCGTGCCCTTGTAGGAAAGGATGATCTTGGAATGGACCATGTTCCCCGTGGTCTGGCGCAGGAAGTCCGTATCCCGGAAGACCAGGAGCGTCTTCCCGTTTTCCGCGGCCACCGGGCGGCACTGGAAGTTGCCCAGCGGGGCGCCGTCCGCCGTCGTCATCTGTACGGGCAGTACGTAGGCTTCCGAGAAGGTGGGGGCATAGACGCCCCAGAGGGAGGTGAGCGCCATGACGACGACGATCACGATGCCGACAAATATTTTTGTGGAGGTAGACATGCGGAGAGCGGTATTCTGGACCGTACGTCCACCTCCTGTGCGGAGGCCGTGCGGCGTCAGCGTTGTTTAAGCCATTCGGCGGCCTGGGGGGCGTAATACGTGAGGATCATGTCCGCCCCGGCGCGCCGGATGGAGGTTAGAGTCTCCAGAACGGTTTCCCGTTCATCCAGCCAGCCGGAAGCCACGGCGGATTTGATCATCAGGTACTCCCCGCTGACGTGGTAGGCGGCTATCGGCAGCGTCACGTGCTTCCGCATGGCGGCCATCACGTCCAGATACAGCGTGGCGGGTTTCACCATCAGGATGTCCGCGCCTTCCGCTTCATCCAGCTGCGCTTCCCTCAGGGCTTCCCGGATGTTGCCGGGGTCCATCTGGTACGTTTTCTTGTCCCCCTCCTTCGGCGCGCTTTCCAGCGCGCCGCGGAACGGCCCGTACAGGGCGCTGGCGTACTTGGCGGTATAGGCCATGATGGAGACGTCGTCCAGGGCCTCGGAATCCAGGGTGGCGCGGATGGCGGCCACGCGGCCGTCCATCATGTCGCTGGGGGAGACGATGTCCGCCCCGGCGTCCGCGTGGCACAAAGCCTGGCGGCAGAGGACCTCCACGGAGTCGTCATTGAGGATTTCCATCGTGCCGTCGGAGCGGAATTCCACCAGGCCGTCGTGACCGTCTGAATTGTAGGGGTCCAGCGCCACGTCCGTCATGACGGTGATGCCGGGCACCTCGCTCTTGAGCGCGTAAATGGTGCGCGGAATGAGGCCGTCAGGGTTGCAGGCTTCACAGGCGTCCGGGGTTTTCTTTCCGTCCGGGATGGCCGGGAAAAGGTCCAGCGTGCGGATGCCCAGGTCCATCAGGCGCTTGGCTTCCTCCACCAGGCCCTTGACGCTCC
The genomic region above belongs to Akkermansia massiliensis and contains:
- a CDS encoding UDP-glucuronic acid decarboxylase family protein, coding for MSKRILITGGAGFIGSHLSERLLKEGHEVICMDNFFTGSKQNLLHLADYPGFEIIRHDVTVPCVMEVDQIYNLACPASPPHYQFDPIHTVKTSVLGALNMLGLAKRCKARILQASTSEVYGDPMVHPQPETYWGNVNPVGVRSCYDEGKRCAETLFMDYRRMNGVDIRIIRIFNTYGPRMNPNDGRVVSNFIVQALKGEDITIYGTGRQTRSFQYVDDLVEGMVRMMNTEGFSGPVNLGNPVEFTMLELAEKVIEMTGSSSKTVFRPLPLDDPAQRKPDIRLAGEKLGWKPNIPLEKGLEKTIAYFRSIL
- a CDS encoding autotransporter domain-containing protein translates to MKLHLPLGLLSSLIACMAAVSSPHALAETYTWLGGTDGWIHTNANWNPAPTNYANVWAGTSANIMQFSGPYGDNVQKAVKAQFNSLSLGGINVAAGASGFSVSSSDGGSRVVNFRAPGEGQATVFNIGEDFSLGSTGTAWEGVSFYANTLFQIAAGKTMNVYGALAVGEGITDPPTITVGGVGYSGTLILNSAAQTTNVTDQSVNRNRQAMTANWMVTGGATLQLNNATALGSGMVNLNGGNLKAQHDATYNNTLTVSGSSGLTVNAATQFSNVTLAAAGSLNMNGGTLGIAAAGSLTLGASGTITGNLTLGNSSLLNFSALPASGASLLNVTGTLTVNSELLLGQGTIDGVAWTEGSYDLISAGTVTGVPASSFVLGDNLLGSWSTGNGKLTLVVAQVALLEWKGGDGIWSVTAPAASPWKDDGVYNDNFGVVMGDIGGSAPQTVTIDGAVSPTIIMVQADTTDYVWDAAAGGGSLEGNGNLEKTGNAKLTINTANTNYTGKVILGGGTLEMGDDAALGAGSLSFDGGILQYGAGVTADISGQISSTSKNSIKVDTNGNAVTWASVDNYKAMAMEKSGDGTLNLGAAVYAGALTVDGGSVSIASGSVQTRFSAGVTVNAGGTLAISSAIDGMPSGNSANIVINGMSGAGRIELDNQAAKSRFYISGDNSSFTGELVASGLNNNPGSTNDARDLQFATAASMGRGTLTLNGRGFWMDAVNTADTAVMATINVLEKGTYLNGGSGKSYYFGGAFTGSGTVTTALGDAFAYLTGDMTGFHGAFTRTGNALFTWAFGNNTAATLNDGKLFGDGVVLKADGGTSLFKFSYTNDLVLMNATVGAEGALNARVEQAGTGTLVLTQDNTATGTLTITSGTVQLGNGEGTGSWVGQITGAGALIVNRAGGSPVLELNAANNYQGGTTLNGGTVKALGAGSLGTGNVSVNGGSVLDMNNQAIANNITITKGGLQHAGAYATAGGVTVNAEANSGDIDLGGLSGDKVGGINTATAGTAITGLTGNLTLTGNNSLHVGANNTTYAAAGDQKSLLQFNDTATGTVSFGGDASDLTLHMDIDTDILIAMRELESVGILLTDGTITGLPSSDLVAWLNQHLTFNATLESLGFGIKGVEGGSIIISGRTDQIYISSVDGSTVTEIPALNSYAQVIVDTNLTLNFDVPAANTDKTIIRHLSSGTGSTGNLVVNAAGDGSLDIELANDLDDSVFNGNLTVNGDGADLIKTGEKTLVLNGNVNTSNAVVAREGTLALNGSANNIGTLTLSSASADEPVRVVIGGTTTATLADDAEGGSLQISAGGTLKTAGDSTLDQATTISGAGRLNVQEGSSLTLAGEAGLFGTSVTLNGTLSLSGTGEKSILALSGAGTLALNGNALSVTSASAVNGSFSGTLDGEGSIDVSGKVTQVMQTGSSTYDLGVHGGGTLVLKGTSAAPALDYRNVTVGASGTLRIEAIGNGAGDPNTTLNVGSVDFQSGSMTEFVYNLSAADPFGSAMLTADSITIGNGAGFTLANMTGNTGLGTYDNLDGVVLMTADAIDGMAEGESMSVGTSGLFAVYYKDATMVREGNNIVLNATVQQDNIFKPAVNSHNSGAGSELLWGARNNLDATSRLGQVMNAISTMVTGSNPDLAGASRALAAVAGSTVNALGTAQKDALRDQMGWIRNRTTLMGVNPAYINEDLPYFHMWMEGTGSYAKLDTRGDESGYQLTTWGGTVGMDVDLSDHFTMGAAFTANYGDLTASAADSADGHLDSYYANLFGRYQSKRWAHTLILTGGWNDAKLNRTVNYGEGSYRTQGNTSGWGFGAMYELTYDVYLNEDKSSILQPLANASVVTTRMDGYTETGAGNAGLNVGKQEWTTGTVALGGRWMGLIGSNIFGREALAEFRVNAAQDMGDRRGETNVALLGNPGFMQSVRGAKVGTTALQIGAGLSVPVGTQGTVFINGNADFRDGANSVNGSIGYRYDF
- a CDS encoding acyl-[acyl-carrier-protein] thioesterase, producing the protein MKHADAHGIYSTQATVRTYESGADGLMKPETVLHWFQEIAEAHASSLGFGYDFVMSRGLAWVEVRLNTAISRLPRWKETVELRTWTAQETPLLARRNLEIRDALGNQIVTASCLWAVIDVRRRRPVPLNRHIDAFPDTPCEETVAPAAMDTSGLLPTIREWMAERRDTDFNRHINNAAYLVWALESLPDSWLENHELTGIHLHFKKETHAGESMKSLLFRQDSLTSHHIMHGDELRAEAVLEWKAAAIA